The Streptomyces sp. NBC_00335 DNA window GTCAGGAGCTGGCCGCGCACGTCGGTGGTGGTGAAGGGGTTGACCGCGTCCTTGTACCAGGACACCGCGACGGCCGTCTGGGTGGCGAACTCGGGGTGCGCCTTCTTGACCGCGGCGAGCTTGTCCTGGATGCCCTGGACCATCGCCTTGCCCTCGGCCTCCTTGCCGACCGCCTTGGCGACCTGGAGGGCGTTGTCCGACCACGGAGCGCTGAAGGGCTCCTTCTCGGCCTTGGTGCGGCCGACCGTCGGGGCGATCTTCGACAGCTTGTCGTAGGCGGCCTGGTCGACCTCGGAGTACACCGCGATGATCAGGTCGGGGCGCAGGGCCGCGATCTTCTCGAAGTTGGGGCCGGCGTCACCGTTGTTCATGATGACCTCGGGCTTGGTCTCGCCCCACTTGTCCTTCACCCAGGGCCACTGGGTGTTGATGTCGGGGCTCTGACCCGCCGGGTTCGGGTACTGGTCGACCATGCCGACCGGCTTGATGCCGAACGCGAGGACGTTCTGGTCGTCGGTGTAGCCGACGGTGACGACGCGCTGCGGGGCCTTCTTGACCTCGGTGGAGCCGAAGAAGTGCTCGACGGTGACCGGGAACGCACCATTGGCGGCAGGAGACTTGGCGGTGCCTTCCTTCTTGTCCTTGCCGTTGGTGTCGGCCTTCTCGGAGCCGCAGCCGGCAAGGACGCCTACGCCGAGGGCCGCTGCGGACACGGTCGCCGCCAGCTTCAGCCAGGGCTTGTTGCGTGTCGTTCGGTCGAGGAGCATTGCGGGATCCCTTGCTTTCGTACTGTCCACTGCAGCCCCACTTAGGGCAGGCAAACCGTACCCCGGTGAAGTGAGGTAAGCCTAGCCTAAGTGATAACGCTCTGGTTTCAGCTGCCCGCACTCTGGACGTGGGTCCGCCCGATCGGCACGACGAGGGGCCGGTCACCCACCGGATCGTCAATCACCATGGCACGCAGGCCGAATGCCTCGAGCAGCAACTCGGCGGTCAGCACCTCGCGCGGGTGACCCTGCGCCAGGACCGAACCGGCCTTCATCACGATCAGGTTGTCGCTGTAGCGCGCGGCCAGGTTGAGGTCGTGCAGCACCATCACCACGGTGCATCCCGACTCGTGCAGGTCGTCGACCAGGTCGAGCACGTCGACGGCGTGCGCCAGGTCCAGATAGGTCGTGGGCTCGTCGAGCAGCAGCAGATCCGTGCCCTGAGCGAGGGTCATGGATATCCACACGCGTTGACGCTGGCCCCCGGAGAGCGCGTCGACGGGACGGTCGGCCAGGTCGGCCACCCCCGTCATGGCCAGCGCGCGTTCCACGACGGAGGCGTCGTCCGAGGACCACTGGCGCAGCCAGCTCTGATGTGGATGCCGGCCCCTGGCGACCAAGTCGGCCACGGTCAGGCCCTCCGGCGCGACCGGCGCCTGGGGCAGCAGTCCGAGCTTCTTCGCCACGTCCCTGGTCCGCAGCCGGGCGATGTCCTCGCCGTCAAGCACGACCGATCCGCTGGTCGGCTTGAGGAGCCGCGACAGGGTCCGCAACAGGGTGGACTTGCCGCACCCGTTGGGGCCGATGATCGTGGTCACCACCCCCGGCGGGATCGCCACGTCGAGGGAGTCGATGACGGTCCGGTCGCCGTATCCGACCGTGACGCCCCTGGCCGCCAGCCGCGGGACGGCATCGGCCCCGGACTCGGTCTCGGTGATGGACTGAGCGACCACGACTCCCCCTTTATTTAGGCTTGCCTAACCTTTCTATCACCTAGGGCCTGTCGTCAAATTCCCGTCGTCGCCCGAAGGGCGGCCCGCCGCGGGGCAGGCGGGAATTTGACGACAGGCCTTAGCGGCGGTTCGCCCGCACCAGGAGGTAGATGAGGAAGGGGCCGCCGATGGCGGCGGTGACCACGCCGACCGGCAGGGCGATCGGCAGCGCCGTACGGGCGACCAGGTCCGAGCCGATCAGCAGCAGCGCCCCGACCACGGCGGACGCCACCAACGGCGGCGTCGGGGACTTCGTCAGACGGAGCGCCACCTGCGGCGCCACCATGGCGACGAACGGGACCGGTCCGGCGGCGCTCACCGCGAAGCCGGCCAGGAGCACCGCGCACAGCAGCAGGACGGCCCGTACCAGCGAGAACCGGACGCCGAGGCCGGCGGCCACGTCGTCGCCGAAGTGCAGCGGCTTGAACTGGAAGGCGACGCACGCCACGACCACCGCGAGGGCGAGCGTGCCCCACAGGGCCACCCCCACCTCGTCCCACGAGCGGTTGTCCAGGGAGCCGACCAGCCACGCCTGGGCCCGCGCCACGTCCCTGATGTCGGCGGTGACCAGCAGCCAGGTCGTGATCGCCTCCATCACGGCGCTCACGGAGAGGCCGATCAGGATGAGCCGGAAGCCGTCGACCCCGCGCCGCCACGCCAGGAAGTACACCAGCAGCCCCGTGCCGAGGCCTCCCGCGAGCGCCGCCCCGGACAGCCCCACGGAGCCGACGACCGCGGCCGTGGCCCCGCCCGACACCGTCACCAGGCACACCGCGACCGCGCTGGCGCCTCCGGTGATCCCGAGGATGTCCGGACTGGCCAGCGGATTGCGGGCGATGGACTGGGTGATCGCCCCGGACATGCCCAGCGCGATGCCCACGACGAGCCCGGCCAGGGCCCGCGGCATGCGCAGGTCCATGATCACGAACTGGTCGACCTGCTCGCCGCCGCCGAAGAGGGTGGCCACCACCTGCGACAGCCCGAGGGGGAAGTCCCCCACGGCGATGGACAGGCAGAACAGCAGGAAGGCCGCCGCCGTCAGCAGCAGCGTGACCAGCACGATCCTGGGCCGCCAGACGAACGACATGCCGCCGAGCCGCACACCGGGCGCCACCGAGGGCTTCCCGGCGGGCTTCACCACTGTCACGTCCATGTTCATGCGCTCTTGAACTTTCCCCGCCACACCAGGACCGCGAAGAACGGGGCGCCGAGGAGAGCGACGAGGACGCCCGCGTCCAGCTCCCCCGGCCGCACCACGACGCGTCCCACGATGTCGCAGACCAGAAGGACGACCGCGCCGAGCAGGCCCGCGTACGGCACCAGCCAGCGGTAGTCGGGCCCGGCCAGATAGCGGGCCAGGTGCGCCACCATCAGCCCGAGGAAGGCGATGGGGCCGCACGCCGCCGTGGCCGCGCCCGCCATCAGGGTGATGGCGATGATGCCGACGATCCGGATCAGCGTGATGTTCACGCCCAGTCCCCGCGCCACGTCGTCGCCCAGGTTGAGCAGGTTGACGGAGGGCAGGGTGGCCAGTGCCAGCACCAGCCCGACCACGATGAAGGCGGTCACCGGCCAGATGACGTCGAAGCCGACGCCGGCCACCGACCCCGCGTTCCAGAACCGCAGGGCGTTCAGCGCCGCCTTGTCCGACAGCGCGACCGCCGTCGTCATCGCCATCAGGAACACCGTGACCCCCTGCCCGGCCAGAGCGAGCGTCAGCGGATTGCCCGCGCCCCGGCCGATGCTCGACAGCCCGAACACCACGACACCGGCGAGCGCGGCGCCCAGGAAGGCGAACCAGACGTACTCGAACGGGTCGGTGAGCCCGAGCAGGGCGATCGCCGACACCACGGCGAAGGAGGCGCCGGTGTTCACCCCGAGCAGACCGGTGTCCGCGATGGGGTTGCGCGTATAGCCCTGGATCAGCGCCCCTCCGACGCCCAGGGCGATGCCCGCCACGATCGCGAGGACCGTACGGGGCACCCGTACCGTCTGCATGATGAGCCGGGCTTCGGAGAGCTTCTGATCGGGATCCGGGTCCGCGAAGAGCCCGTGCCAGGCCTCGGCGGGGCTGAGCGCCCGCGCACCGACCGCGAGGGACACCACGGCGGCGACCGCCAGGACCGCGAGGGTGGCGCCCAGACCCACGATCCGCCGCCGCCTGGCCTGCGCGACGACCCGGGAAGGCGCCGTGCGTTCGACCGCGGGCGGGCCGCCCGCGGGGCGGCGAATACCAGTGGGCACGGACGTTCCTTCTTCGTGGGGCAACTGGTTGCACACTACTGCCGTGCCCCGGGAGCGTGAACGCCCGGGAGCACGGCAGCGGAGGGGTGGGGACCGGTCAGACGGCCGGCTGGCGGGCTCCGCCGGCGGCGCCCCCGGCGACCGGACGGGCCTGGCCGGGCACGGTCTTGGGGTTCCGGTCGAGGATCGAGTCGAGTATCTCCCCGACCCGTACCGCGGTGTTGGACAGCAGGGAGGAGGTGATGCCGTGCGTGTGCTCGGTTCCGCCCTGGAGGTAGATGCCGCAGCTCAGTTCGAGGTCGGTCGACACCCGATAGTCGCGCTCGACGCGGACCCGGCCCTGGTCGTCGCGGTGGCAGCGGTCGGCGACCTCGCCGAGCAGCCCCAGGCCGTCGGCCTGCTGGTAGCCGGTGGCGCACACCACGACGTCGGCGTCGAGCACGCTCTCCTCGCCGGTGACGAGCGACTTGATCGTGGCGCGGACCCCGTCGGCCGTCTCCTCCACGCCCGTCAGGCGCGAGACGTTCAGGAAGCGGAGCCGCTCGGTGCCGAGCACCTTCTCCTGGTAGGACTGCCGGTACAGGTCGTCGATGAGGTCGATGTCGACCACGGAGTAGTTGGTGTTGCCGTGGTAGCCCATCAGCCGCTGCTTCACGTCCTCCGGGGCGGTGAAGTACTCGTCCACCGCCTGCGGGTCGAAGATGCGGTTGGCGAAGCTGCTGTCGTCCGCCGGGCTGTAGCCGTAGCGGGAGAAGACCGCGCAGACCTCGGCCTGCGGGAAGCGGCGGTGCAGGTAGGCCACGTTCTCGGCGGCGCTCTGACCGGCGCCGACCACGACGAAGCGGGTGGGCTCGCCGCCCTCCAGGCCGTCGATCTTCTTCAGCAGGTCGGTGTTGTGCCAGACGTGGTCGGTCCGCTCGACGCCCTCCGGCATGACCGGACGCAGCCCGGTGGAGATGACGAGGTTGCGGGCACGGTGGACGACGACCTCGTCGCCGGAGCGCGCCGTCACGTCGAGGTACTCCACGACGCCGTCGCGCACCACGGGCTCGACGGAGACGACCTGGTGGCCGTACGAGACCATGTCGTCGACCTTGGCGGCGGCCCACTCGAGGTAGTCGTGGAACTCGACCCGGAGCGGGAACAGGTTCTTGTGGTTGACGAAGTCGATCAGCCGGCCCTTCTCCTGCAGGTAGCAGAGGAAGCTGTATTCGCTGGTCGGGTTCCGGAGCGTCACCAGGTCCTTCATGAAGGACACTTGCATCGTCGCGTCGTCGATGAGCATCCCGCGGTGCCACCCGAACCGGGGCTGCTGCTCGAAGAAGTGGGCGGTGACCGCCTCTTGCCTTCCGACGCGCACGTTGTGCTCGCTGAGCGCGATCGCCATGGCGACGTTCGACGGCCCGAAGCCGATACCGATCAGGTCGTGGATCAGTGGTGCGTCGCCAGGAAGAGCCTGTGACATGTCACTCCCATTGGTGCGGGACAGCCGCCTGCCAGGCGTCGTGTCAGGGGTGGGGGAAAGGGGGAGTCCAGGCGCACCGGTGACCGGCAGCCGAGTGGAACTTAGGTAAAGCTAACCTGATCCAGACGGCCTGTCGACCAGACAAACCGGACAACAAGCCCGCACTCGGGTCAATCAAGCCCAGAATCGGGGTTGTTGCGCCGTTAGGTAAGCCTTGCTTTACTTGCCTTTGCTCATTCGCTCTCCCGAGGAGGAACCCCGATGCGGGTCGTCATGTTCGGCTATCAGACCTGGGGCCATCGCACCCTGAAGGCGCTCCTGGACTCCGAGCACGACGTCGTCATGGTCGTGACCCACCCCAAGAGCGAGCACGCCTACGAGAAGATCTGGAGCGACTCGGTCGCCGACCTCGCCGAGGAGCACGGCGTCCCGGTCGTCATCCGCAACCGCCCCGACGACGAGGAGCTGTTCCAGCAGCTCAAGGAAGCCGACGCGGACATCCTCGTCGCGAACAACTGGCGCACCTGGATCCCGCCGCGCATCTACACGCTCCCCCGGCACGGCACGCTCAACATCCACGACTCCCTCCTCCCCAAGTACGCGGGCTTCTCCCCCCTCATCTGGGCCCTCATCAACGGCGAGCCCGAAGTCGGCGTCACGGCGCACATGATGGACGAGGTCCTCGACGCCGGCGACATCGTCATGCAGCGCTCGATCCCCGTCGGCCCGACGGACACGACCACGGACCTGTTCCACAAGACGGTCGACCTGATCGCCCCGGTGACGATCGCCGCCCTCGACCTCATCGCGTCCGGCCGGACGGAGTTCACGAAGCAGGACCGCTCCCAGGCCACCTTCTTCCACAAGAGGGCCGAAGAGGACATCCGCATCGACTGGTCCTGGCCCGCGGAAACCCTGGAACGCCTGATCCGCGCCCAGTCGGCCCCGTACCCGGCCGCCTTCACCTTCCACAAGGGCAAGCGCCTGGAGATCCTGACGTCCGTCGTCTCCGAGGGCCGCTACGGCGGCACCCCGGGCCGCATCTTCTACCGCGAGGGCGAAGGCGTGGTCATAGTCGCCGGCGCGGACGCCCGCACGGGCCAGAACCACGGCCTGTCCATCACGAGCGTCCGCACGGAAGACGGCACGGAACTCCCGGCCACCACCTACTTCAAGTCCATGGGCGGCTACCTCACTTCCCGCCCCTGACCCCCTAAAACCCCGGCCCGCCCCGGACGGTCCCCGGGCGGGCCGGCCTCGCGTGCCGCGCCGCACGGCCGGCTCCCCGCCATTCGGCACACAGACGGAAAACCCAAGAGGGTGGCTTCCCGGATTCCCCGGGAAGCCACCCTCTTGTCGTGCATCAGAATGAATCACTCACCGGGAAGCCACGACGGAGCAAAGGAAATCAATTCCTCGTCCGTAACGCCACCTTCGGTCCAACTCAGCAATTCAAGCTTCTGCTTTACCGACCATCCATACTCTTTCCCAAGAGCGGATGCCGCGTTGATTTTCCTACCGCCATTCTCCCCGAATTCTCGAAGGAAGCCGGCTATGTCGATGATCGACGCACCCGCTCGCTGCAGTCGGCGCGCTTCTGCGACCCAGTCGTCCGTAGTCACCGTCACACCCCTCAGGGTCTCGTGAAGATCGGCTCAACCTTGGAATAGTTCCCAGGTTCACCGATAAGGCGAAGTGATTGCAGGTTGCTGAAGCCGCTTCTCGTTGCCAGCTTCCCTGTCCAAGTTTCGAGGATCGCTGCTTCCGGCGCCATGCCACCACCTGTGAGCGTATTGAAGGTGGCCCTGTTCTCTTCAATGAGGTTGCCATTGATGGACGTGACTCGATCGCCGAAATGATCAAGCGCCTTGTTGAACAGGACGATACCCCTCACAGGGCTCTGCTTTGTCACCCCGGCAAGCATCGTCATGGTTCCATTGTCGTCGATTTCCGCCTCGAAGAGGCTATCCGACCCCTCGTGCTCCCACGAATATTTGTTCTCGCCGAGCGTCTCGGTACCACAGTTGTGAACGAGAACCGGGGTGGATTCCGCCAGCACATAGTACGTGTGCAGGTCCGACACCGTGAGGTTGTGCACGGTGGCGCTTGCGGCGGTCTGGGGCTTGGCCGCGGTGATCTGTACGCGGGTACCCGCGCCGGTCTGGAGCCACTGGCCCTGCTTCAGGTCCGCGGCGTCGATCCACTCACCGAGTTCCGGGACCCAGAACGGGTGACCGTCGGTCGCGGTGACCTCGGCGGTCTTCGAGCCCGCATCCCCGTCGATGTCGATCGTGATCGTGACGAGGTGCTTGAGACCCTCGCCCTTGATCTGCGCGGTGACCGTCTCGACGCGGGTTTCCCCGGTCTTGGGGTCGGTCGCGAGGATCTTGTCGCCGGTCTCGACCTTCTCGATCGCCTTCACGGATCCGTCGGCCATCAGCACCTTCGTGCCGGGCACGAAGCTGTTGCTGGCAACGGAGCAGGAACCGCCGCCGTCGGCCTTGCCCGAGCCGCCGCTTCCGCTGGACCCGCCCTTGCTGCGGGCGGAGCCTCCGGAGGAGCCACCCGGCTTGCTCCCGCCGGCCTTGGGCTTGCCACCGCCCGAGTGAGTGGAGGCCTTCGGGGCGGCCTTGGCC harbors:
- a CDS encoding methionyl-tRNA formyltransferase is translated as MRVVMFGYQTWGHRTLKALLDSEHDVVMVVTHPKSEHAYEKIWSDSVADLAEEHGVPVVIRNRPDDEELFQQLKEADADILVANNWRTWIPPRIYTLPRHGTLNIHDSLLPKYAGFSPLIWALINGEPEVGVTAHMMDEVLDAGDIVMQRSIPVGPTDTTTDLFHKTVDLIAPVTIAALDLIASGRTEFTKQDRSQATFFHKRAEEDIRIDWSWPAETLERLIRAQSAPYPAAFTFHKGKRLEILTSVVSEGRYGGTPGRIFYREGEGVVIVAGADARTGQNHGLSITSVRTEDGTELPATTYFKSMGGYLTSRP
- a CDS encoding FecCD family ABC transporter permease, giving the protein MPTGIRRPAGGPPAVERTAPSRVVAQARRRRIVGLGATLAVLAVAAVVSLAVGARALSPAEAWHGLFADPDPDQKLSEARLIMQTVRVPRTVLAIVAGIALGVGGALIQGYTRNPIADTGLLGVNTGASFAVVSAIALLGLTDPFEYVWFAFLGAALAGVVVFGLSSIGRGAGNPLTLALAGQGVTVFLMAMTTAVALSDKAALNALRFWNAGSVAGVGFDVIWPVTAFIVVGLVLALATLPSVNLLNLGDDVARGLGVNITLIRIVGIIAITLMAGAATAACGPIAFLGLMVAHLARYLAGPDYRWLVPYAGLLGAVVLLVCDIVGRVVVRPGELDAGVLVALLGAPFFAVLVWRGKFKSA
- a CDS encoding iron-siderophore ABC transporter substrate-binding protein, translating into MLLDRTTRNKPWLKLAATVSAAALGVGVLAGCGSEKADTNGKDKKEGTAKSPAANGAFPVTVEHFFGSTEVKKAPQRVVTVGYTDDQNVLAFGIKPVGMVDQYPNPAGQSPDINTQWPWVKDKWGETKPEVIMNNGDAGPNFEKIAALRPDLIIAVYSEVDQAAYDKLSKIAPTVGRTKAEKEPFSAPWSDNALQVAKAVGKEAEGKAMVQGIQDKLAAVKKAHPEFATQTAVAVSWYKDAVNPFTTTDVRGQLLTGMGFKGQTELDKISDGKFSFALSPERMDLIDVDRVFVINDKADTDAMKKSELFANLKVVKNNKVSYLLDSEGPAAGAAMSQATLPALPFAIDELVKSVG
- a CDS encoding lysine N(6)-hydroxylase/L-ornithine N(5)-oxygenase family protein, with the translated sequence MSQALPGDAPLIHDLIGIGFGPSNVAMAIALSEHNVRVGRQEAVTAHFFEQQPRFGWHRGMLIDDATMQVSFMKDLVTLRNPTSEYSFLCYLQEKGRLIDFVNHKNLFPLRVEFHDYLEWAAAKVDDMVSYGHQVVSVEPVVRDGVVEYLDVTARSGDEVVVHRARNLVISTGLRPVMPEGVERTDHVWHNTDLLKKIDGLEGGEPTRFVVVGAGQSAAENVAYLHRRFPQAEVCAVFSRYGYSPADDSSFANRIFDPQAVDEYFTAPEDVKQRLMGYHGNTNYSVVDIDLIDDLYRQSYQEKVLGTERLRFLNVSRLTGVEETADGVRATIKSLVTGEESVLDADVVVCATGYQQADGLGLLGEVADRCHRDDQGRVRVERDYRVSTDLELSCGIYLQGGTEHTHGITSSLLSNTAVRVGEILDSILDRNPKTVPGQARPVAGGAAGGARQPAV
- a CDS encoding FecCD family ABC transporter permease; protein product: MDVTVVKPAGKPSVAPGVRLGGMSFVWRPRIVLVTLLLTAAAFLLFCLSIAVGDFPLGLSQVVATLFGGGEQVDQFVIMDLRMPRALAGLVVGIALGMSGAITQSIARNPLASPDILGITGGASAVAVCLVTVSGGATAAVVGSVGLSGAALAGGLGTGLLVYFLAWRRGVDGFRLILIGLSVSAVMEAITTWLLVTADIRDVARAQAWLVGSLDNRSWDEVGVALWGTLALAVVVACVAFQFKPLHFGDDVAAGLGVRFSLVRAVLLLCAVLLAGFAVSAAGPVPFVAMVAPQVALRLTKSPTPPLVASAVVGALLLIGSDLVARTALPIALPVGVVTAAIGGPFLIYLLVRANRR
- a CDS encoding ABC transporter ATP-binding protein: MVAQSITETESGADAVPRLAARGVTVGYGDRTVIDSLDVAIPPGVVTTIIGPNGCGKSTLLRTLSRLLKPTSGSVVLDGEDIARLRTRDVAKKLGLLPQAPVAPEGLTVADLVARGRHPHQSWLRQWSSDDASVVERALAMTGVADLADRPVDALSGGQRQRVWISMTLAQGTDLLLLDEPTTYLDLAHAVDVLDLVDDLHESGCTVVMVLHDLNLAARYSDNLIVMKAGSVLAQGHPREVLTAELLLEAFGLRAMVIDDPVGDRPLVVPIGRTHVQSAGS